The following proteins are encoded in a genomic region of Hippoglossus hippoglossus isolate fHipHip1 chromosome 3, fHipHip1.pri, whole genome shotgun sequence:
- the si:dkey-56m19.5 gene encoding fibrous sheath CABYR-binding protein isoform X1: MGNKISRKKKGYDVSDPKEAKDEIAALAAHAEESAKVKDGALATGAEVITEANNVVKEAAASAVAAVTEAAAAPEEPKTAPPEEPAAVAQEEAAPVQEVVAPAEEAAPVAKEPAAAAEEAAPVAKEPAAAAEEAAPVAKEPAAAAEEAAPVAKEPAAAAEEAAPVIEEPALVAVESAPVAEEPAAAAVETAPVIEEPALVAVESAPVAEEPAAAAVETAPVIEEPTLVAVESAPVAEEPAAAAVETAPVVEEPVVIAAPAAEKMVLAVQESAPVQLPEAVAAAAEEPVQSEVEPEPAAAPAPEVLPVEVPAVVVESVPEIEVIPAITEEAPKEQEPEAIPETVTEPEATVEETVVPAAAPIPEEQAPEPVPELQQEPEPVKAPKLEPEPEQAPAPEKVPEQELEQEPELEQSPEPAEPEKVLQPEPEQEALPVEPAAEEQVEDTEPEPIVASQTVEVEVPAILETAAEEIPAAQPHAAEPIPEIFISESVSASDITVESEKVAEASVEELPSPEPEVESKMENGDLESPSVPAIPAVNGECTDSAATTVTPTEECVNGSDEPEEMPIKEKSDFELKKDMNLSGDVQEVPDAVSDMVEGLGTEVTQAV, from the exons ATGGGAAACAAAATTAGCCGGAAGAAGAAGGGATATGATGTGAGCGACCCGAAAGAAGCGAAGGATGAGATCGCGGCGTTAGCTGCTCATGCAGAGGAATCGGCTAAAGTGAAGGATGGAGCCCTGGCCACAGGAGCTGAGGTGATAACTGAGGCCAACAATGTGGTGAAGGAAGCTGCGGCGTCGGCTGTGGCAGCAGTAACTGAAGCTGCAGCGGCTCCAGAAGAGCCCAAAACTGCACCTCCAGAAGAACCAGCTGCTGTAGCACAAGAGGAGGCTGCTCCAGTACAGGAAGTAGTCGCCCcagcagaggaagctgctccagtTGCAAaagaacctgctgctgctgcagaggaagcagctccAGTCGCAAaagaacctgctgctgctgcagaggaagcagctccAGTCGCAAaagaacctgctgctgctgcagaggaagcagctccAGTCGCAAAAGAACCTGccgctgcagcagaggaagcagctccAGTCATAGAAGAACCCGCTTTAGTAGCAGTGGAATCTGCTCCAGTTGCAGAAgaaccagctgcagcagcagtggaaacaGCTCCAGTCATAGAAGAACCCGCTTTAGTAGCAGTGGAATCTGCTCCAGTTGCAGAAgaaccagctgcagcagcagtggaaacaGCTCCAGTCATAGAAGAACCCACTTTAGTAGCAGTGGAATCTGCTCCAGTTGCAGAAgaacctgctgcagcagcagtggaaacaGCTCCAGTAGTTGAAGAACCAGTTGTAATAGCTGCCCCAGCAGCAGAAAAAATGGTTCTGGCAGTGCAAGAGTCAGCCCCAGTACAGCTCCCAGAGGccgttgcagcagcagcagaggaacctGTGCAAAGTGAAGTTGAACCTGAGCCTGCAGCTGCACCTGCACCTGAAGTCCTCCCTGTAGAAGTACCCGCTGTAGTTGTGGAATCTGTGCCAGAAATAGAGGTTATTCCTGCCATCACAGAGGAAGCACCAAAGGAACAAGAGCCAGAGGCCATCCCAGAGACTGTTACTGAGCCTGAAGCGACTGTGGAGGAGACAGTGGTGCCTGCTGCTGCCCCTATCCCTGA GGAGCAAGCCCCAGAGCCAGTACCAGAACTACAGCAGGAGCCAGAGCCAGTGAAAGCTCCCAAGCTGGAACCCGAACCAGAGCAAGCCCCAGCTCCAGAGAAAGTACCAGAGCAAGAGCTAGAGCAGGAACCAGAGCTAGAACAATCACCCGAGCCCGCAGAACCAGAGAAAGTACTACAACCAGAGCCTGAGCAAGAGGCTCTCCCAGTGGaaccagcagcagaggaacaagTAGAAGACACTGAGCCAGAACCGATCGTAGCCTCTCAGACTGTGGAGGTAGAAGTACCTGCGATCTTGGagactgcagcagaggagattCCCGCAGCTCAGCCACACGCAGCAGAACCCATCCCTGAGATCTTCATCTCAGAGTCTGTATCTGCCAGCGATATCACTGTTGAGTCTGAAAAGGTCGCTGAAGCCTCTGTGGAAGAGCTGCCAAGCCCTGAGCCTGAGGTCGAAAGCAAGATGGAGAACGGAGATCTAGAGAGCCCTTCTGTCCCTGCAATTCCAGCTGTGAATGGAGAGTGCACAGATTCCGCTGCCACTACTGTCACGCCGACAGAGGAGTGTGTTAACGGAAGTGACGAGCCAGAGGAGATGCCTATCAAGGAGAAGAGTGACTTTGAACTGAAAAAGGACATGAACCTGAGCGGGGATGTCCAGGAAGTTCCCGACGCAGTGTCCGACATGGTGGAGGGTCTCGGCACCGAGGTCACCCAGGCGGTCTGA
- the dync1li2 gene encoding cytoplasmic dynein 1 light intermediate chain 2 isoform X2 produces MAPVLEKQLPGAAGAGDNNNEDEEGQTLWTSILSEVSTRSTSKLPSGKHILLFGEDGSGKTSLMAKLQGADHNKKGRGLEYLYLSVHDEDRDDLSRCNVWILDGDVYHKGLLKFAVSAQSLPDCLAVFVVDMSRPWTIMDSLQKWASVLRDHVDKLRIPPENMREMEQRMVKAFQEYTEPEDTSTSSPQRRAPTAGEDEAVVLPLGDNTLTYNLGIPVLIACTKCDSISILEKEHDYREEHFDFIQSNIRRFCLQYGAGLIYTSVKEEKNLDLLYKYIVHKIYDFQFTTPALVVEKDAVFIPSGWDNEKKIGILHENFTTVRPEDPFEDFITKPPVRKLIHDKEINAEDEQVFLMKQQSLLAKQPATPTRGATESPGRPASASPRPAGRAGQPTVTSGSPMTAVKKPDPNMKAGAANEGVLANFFNSLLSKKTGSPGSPGSPGAGAVGAGGQGSAKKTEAGFD; encoded by the exons ATGGCTCCCGTTCTGGAGAAGCAGCTCCCGGGCGCAGCCGGAGCAGGCGACAACAACAACGAAGACGAAGAAGGACAAACCCTCTG GACCTCGATACTGAGCGAAGTTTCAACCAGATCGACTTCAAAGTTGCCATCAGGAAAACACATCCTGCTGTTTG GTGAGGATGGATCGGGAAAAACGTCGCTCATGGCCAAACTTCAAGGAGCTGATCACAACAAGAAAGGGAGGGGGCTGGAGTATCTGTACTTAAGTGTCCACGATGAGGACAGAGATG ACCTTTCCCGTTGCAATGTGTGGATCCTGGATGGGGATGTATACCACAAAGGCCTACTCAAGTTCGCTGTTTCAGCTCAGTCGCTACCTGACTGTCTAGCTGTATTTGTTGTGGACATGTCACGGCCCTGGACCATTATGGATTCTCTACAGAAGTGGGCCAGTGTGCTACGTGACCACGTGGACAAGCTCAGGATCCCTCCTGAGAACATGAGAGAAATGGAGCAGAGAA TGGTAAAAGCGTTCCAAGAGTACACAGAACCAGAGGACACCAGCACATCCTCCCCACAGAGACGGGCTCCAACAGCCGGGGAAGACGAGGCTGTTGTGCTACCGCTTGGGgacaacacactcacatacaatCTGGGCATTCCAGTGCTAATAGCTTGCACAAAG TGTGACTCAATCAGCATACTAGAGAAGGAGCATGACTACAGAGAGGAGCACTTTGATTTCATCCAGTCCAACATCAGGCGATTTTGCTTACAGT ATGGCGCCGGCCTGATCTACACCTCagtcaaagaggagaagaaccTGGATCTGCTTTACAAATATATAGTACACAAGATTTATGACTTCCAGTTCACCACACCTGCCTTAGTGGTGGAGAAGGATGCAGTTTTCAT TCCATCTGGATGGGATAATGAGAAGAAAATTGGGATTTTGCATGAAAACTTCACAACAGTCAGACCCGAAGATCCTTTTGAAGATTTTATCACAAAGCCTCCAGTTCGGAAG CTGATTCATGATAAAGAGATAAATGCAGAGGATGAGCAGGTTTTTCTGATGAAGCAACAA tctTTGTTAGCAAAGCAGCCAGCCACACCAACAAGAGGGGCAACA GAGTCTCCAGGACGGCCAGCGTCGGCGTCTCCCAGGCCTGCAGGTCGAGCTGGCCAACCCACCGTGACCAGTGGCTCACCAATGACTGCAGTCAAAAAGCCTGACCCTAACATGAAAG CGGGGGCTGCCAATGAGGGAGTGCTGGCTAACTTCTTCAACAGTCTGTTGAGTAAAAAGACTGGATCCCCAGGAAGCCCAGGAAGCCCAGGAGCTGGAGCAGTTGGAGCTGGAGGGCAAGGGTCTGCCAAGAAAACAG AAGCCGGGTTTGACTGA
- the si:dkey-56m19.5 gene encoding fibrous sheath CABYR-binding protein isoform X2 → MGNKISRKKKGYDVSDPKEAKDEIAALAAHAEESAKVKDGALATGAEVITEANNVVKEAAASAVAAVTEAAAAPEEPKTAPPEEPAAVAQEEAAPVQEVVAAAEEAAPVIEEPALVAVESAPVAEEPAAAAVETAPVIEEPALVAVESAPVAEEPAAAAVETAPVIEEPTLVAVESAPVAEEPAAAAVETAPVVEEPVVIAAPAAEKMVLAVQESAPVQLPEAVAAAAEEPVQSEVEPEPAAAPAPEVLPVEVPAVVVESVPEIEVIPAITEEAPKEQEPEAIPETVTEPEATVEETVVPAAAPIPEEQAPEPVPELQQEPEPVKAPKLEPEPEQAPAPEKVPEQELEQEPELEQSPEPAEPEKVLQPEPEQEALPVEPAAEEQVEDTEPEPIVASQTVEVEVPAILETAAEEIPAAQPHAAEPIPEIFISESVSASDITVESEKVAEASVEELPSPEPEVESKMENGDLESPSVPAIPAVNGECTDSAATTVTPTEECVNGSDEPEEMPIKEKSDFELKKDMNLSGDVQEVPDAVSDMVEGLGTEVTQAV, encoded by the exons ATGGGAAACAAAATTAGCCGGAAGAAGAAGGGATATGATGTGAGCGACCCGAAAGAAGCGAAGGATGAGATCGCGGCGTTAGCTGCTCATGCAGAGGAATCGGCTAAAGTGAAGGATGGAGCCCTGGCCACAGGAGCTGAGGTGATAACTGAGGCCAACAATGTGGTGAAGGAAGCTGCGGCGTCGGCTGTGGCAGCAGTAACTGAAGCTGCAGCGGCTCCAGAAGAGCCCAAAACTGCACCTCCAGAAGAACCAGCTGCTGTAGCACAAGAGGAGGCTGCTCCAGTACAGGAAGTAGTCGCC gcagcagaggaagcagctccAGTCATAGAAGAACCCGCTTTAGTAGCAGTGGAATCTGCTCCAGTTGCAGAAgaaccagctgcagcagcagtggaaacaGCTCCAGTCATAGAAGAACCCGCTTTAGTAGCAGTGGAATCTGCTCCAGTTGCAGAAgaaccagctgcagcagcagtggaaacaGCTCCAGTCATAGAAGAACCCACTTTAGTAGCAGTGGAATCTGCTCCAGTTGCAGAAgaacctgctgcagcagcagtggaaacaGCTCCAGTAGTTGAAGAACCAGTTGTAATAGCTGCCCCAGCAGCAGAAAAAATGGTTCTGGCAGTGCAAGAGTCAGCCCCAGTACAGCTCCCAGAGGccgttgcagcagcagcagaggaacctGTGCAAAGTGAAGTTGAACCTGAGCCTGCAGCTGCACCTGCACCTGAAGTCCTCCCTGTAGAAGTACCCGCTGTAGTTGTGGAATCTGTGCCAGAAATAGAGGTTATTCCTGCCATCACAGAGGAAGCACCAAAGGAACAAGAGCCAGAGGCCATCCCAGAGACTGTTACTGAGCCTGAAGCGACTGTGGAGGAGACAGTGGTGCCTGCTGCTGCCCCTATCCCTGA GGAGCAAGCCCCAGAGCCAGTACCAGAACTACAGCAGGAGCCAGAGCCAGTGAAAGCTCCCAAGCTGGAACCCGAACCAGAGCAAGCCCCAGCTCCAGAGAAAGTACCAGAGCAAGAGCTAGAGCAGGAACCAGAGCTAGAACAATCACCCGAGCCCGCAGAACCAGAGAAAGTACTACAACCAGAGCCTGAGCAAGAGGCTCTCCCAGTGGaaccagcagcagaggaacaagTAGAAGACACTGAGCCAGAACCGATCGTAGCCTCTCAGACTGTGGAGGTAGAAGTACCTGCGATCTTGGagactgcagcagaggagattCCCGCAGCTCAGCCACACGCAGCAGAACCCATCCCTGAGATCTTCATCTCAGAGTCTGTATCTGCCAGCGATATCACTGTTGAGTCTGAAAAGGTCGCTGAAGCCTCTGTGGAAGAGCTGCCAAGCCCTGAGCCTGAGGTCGAAAGCAAGATGGAGAACGGAGATCTAGAGAGCCCTTCTGTCCCTGCAATTCCAGCTGTGAATGGAGAGTGCACAGATTCCGCTGCCACTACTGTCACGCCGACAGAGGAGTGTGTTAACGGAAGTGACGAGCCAGAGGAGATGCCTATCAAGGAGAAGAGTGACTTTGAACTGAAAAAGGACATGAACCTGAGCGGGGATGTCCAGGAAGTTCCCGACGCAGTGTCCGACATGGTGGAGGGTCTCGGCACCGAGGTCACCCAGGCGGTCTGA
- the dync1li2 gene encoding cytoplasmic dynein 1 light intermediate chain 2 isoform X1, translated as MAPVLEKQLPGAAGAGDNNNEDEEGQTLWTSILSEVSTRSTSKLPSGKHILLFGEDGSGKTSLMAKLQGADHNKKGRGLEYLYLSVHDEDRDDLSRCNVWILDGDVYHKGLLKFAVSAQSLPDCLAVFVVDMSRPWTIMDSLQKWASVLRDHVDKLRIPPENMREMEQRMVKAFQEYTEPEDTSTSSPQRRAPTAGEDEAVVLPLGDNTLTYNLGIPVLIACTKCDSISILEKEHDYREEHFDFIQSNIRRFCLQYGAGLIYTSVKEEKNLDLLYKYIVHKIYDFQFTTPALVVEKDAVFIPSGWDNEKKIGILHENFTTVRPEDPFEDFITKPPVRKLIHDKEINAEDEQVFLMKQQSLLAKQPATPTRGATESPGRPASASPRPAGRAGQPTVTSGSPMTAVKKPDPNMKAGAANEGVLANFFNSLLSKKTGSPGSPGSPGAGAVGAGGQGSAKKTVQKPGLTDVQAELDRMTRKQDSMVSANNIPPPTENEA; from the exons ATGGCTCCCGTTCTGGAGAAGCAGCTCCCGGGCGCAGCCGGAGCAGGCGACAACAACAACGAAGACGAAGAAGGACAAACCCTCTG GACCTCGATACTGAGCGAAGTTTCAACCAGATCGACTTCAAAGTTGCCATCAGGAAAACACATCCTGCTGTTTG GTGAGGATGGATCGGGAAAAACGTCGCTCATGGCCAAACTTCAAGGAGCTGATCACAACAAGAAAGGGAGGGGGCTGGAGTATCTGTACTTAAGTGTCCACGATGAGGACAGAGATG ACCTTTCCCGTTGCAATGTGTGGATCCTGGATGGGGATGTATACCACAAAGGCCTACTCAAGTTCGCTGTTTCAGCTCAGTCGCTACCTGACTGTCTAGCTGTATTTGTTGTGGACATGTCACGGCCCTGGACCATTATGGATTCTCTACAGAAGTGGGCCAGTGTGCTACGTGACCACGTGGACAAGCTCAGGATCCCTCCTGAGAACATGAGAGAAATGGAGCAGAGAA TGGTAAAAGCGTTCCAAGAGTACACAGAACCAGAGGACACCAGCACATCCTCCCCACAGAGACGGGCTCCAACAGCCGGGGAAGACGAGGCTGTTGTGCTACCGCTTGGGgacaacacactcacatacaatCTGGGCATTCCAGTGCTAATAGCTTGCACAAAG TGTGACTCAATCAGCATACTAGAGAAGGAGCATGACTACAGAGAGGAGCACTTTGATTTCATCCAGTCCAACATCAGGCGATTTTGCTTACAGT ATGGCGCCGGCCTGATCTACACCTCagtcaaagaggagaagaaccTGGATCTGCTTTACAAATATATAGTACACAAGATTTATGACTTCCAGTTCACCACACCTGCCTTAGTGGTGGAGAAGGATGCAGTTTTCAT TCCATCTGGATGGGATAATGAGAAGAAAATTGGGATTTTGCATGAAAACTTCACAACAGTCAGACCCGAAGATCCTTTTGAAGATTTTATCACAAAGCCTCCAGTTCGGAAG CTGATTCATGATAAAGAGATAAATGCAGAGGATGAGCAGGTTTTTCTGATGAAGCAACAA tctTTGTTAGCAAAGCAGCCAGCCACACCAACAAGAGGGGCAACA GAGTCTCCAGGACGGCCAGCGTCGGCGTCTCCCAGGCCTGCAGGTCGAGCTGGCCAACCCACCGTGACCAGTGGCTCACCAATGACTGCAGTCAAAAAGCCTGACCCTAACATGAAAG CGGGGGCTGCCAATGAGGGAGTGCTGGCTAACTTCTTCAACAGTCTGTTGAGTAAAAAGACTGGATCCCCAGGAAGCCCAGGAAGCCCAGGAGCTGGAGCAGTTGGAGCTGGAGGGCAAGGGTCTGCCAAGAAAACAG TGCAGAAGCCGGGTTTGACTGATGTCCAGGCCGAGTTGGATAGGATGACTCGCAAACAAGACTCCATGGTTTCCGCTAACAACATCCCACCGCCGACAGAAAACGAAGCGTGA